Genomic window (Juglans microcarpa x Juglans regia isolate MS1-56 chromosome 2S, Jm3101_v1.0, whole genome shotgun sequence):
AAAGAACAACATCATTGACATCTACAGCAATCTTGTCATCGTCAAAATGAGCGTGCTGTTGCCTGTTGCGTCAGAAGGAGAGGGGTAGCTATTGGTTTCTCCCAAGACCGGAGAAGGTACCAGCTTCTTTGGTGGGAGCGTGAGCACCTCTTtacttttcctctctctctctcccacgatGCAGCACGTCTCCTTTTTCTCTCAGTGACAAACTCAATATCTTGAACGATCTTGACCACTCAACCGAATCATCTGTACATGTTGATCAAAGAGACAAGGGATAatggttttgtttatttttggcaaTGTCAACATGGATCCTCGTCCCTCAAATCTCGCTTTCACAAACCTCATATACTCccttttttgttaattttttttgttcataaCTTATCACATTTTAAGGAATATAAAAGGTGACAAATGATGATACGTAAAATCATAacgatttaatttatataattatatgttatataagtCTTGAGAATTATGAGGGTCTTGGTCTACTTGTATTAGTTTGATAAATTTGATAGCggtctagttttttttttttttttagaaacacTGCTCTCAccgaatatatatattgaatttttctaccaaattgtattttaatttttttttttacttaatagttaatgaaatgttttttaataaatttataattttttttaaagtgatttaaaaaaatttatttaaactattCAGTATCTAATCAAACTTTTGATGAGAATAACACctctctatattttttaattttatctaaacAGAAGATATATGAGGACGATAAGGCATTAAATTCAGATAACAAGTACTGTTAAATGTGGTGTATgaacaataaatataaaaattcaattaatttagaaagaacAATATCATACACcatactctcatcttattttgatcatactaaataGTATgtaacacatttatcaccattacatgataaagaaacatataataaatgatcatttaattgtGATAAATGTGCTACATCATATTTAATGGGATAAAAGTAAGATGGTAGTATagtgtatataatttttcatatatatatagagtaatattatacaccatactatcattatattttgatcatattaagtaatatgtgacacatttatcactattagataataaaaaagtatgtaataaatgatcacttgatgatgatgaatgtATCATACATACTTAATAAGATAGAAATAAGATGTTAGTATAATGTAtagaatttaatatatatatatatataagaaaaatagagagtGAATTCCCCACCTCTAATACTCAGTATAAAACTGGCCGCTCCTGCCAAGGGTCCATTGGTTTGGTAAGCGTATGGGGCCGCTGCAAGGGACCCCCGAGGAGAGGGTTGAGTACGCGGGCTGGGATAGTCCCACATCGGTTAGTAGTGATCATGCTAGTGACTTTATATTTAGAGAGGCACCATCTCTTGCACAAGCACTTTTGTAGGATGAGTTCTAcctcaattggtatcagagccaaaacCGATATCGCCGGGAGTAGTAGGGCCGCTCCTGGCAAGGGTCCCTTGGTTTGGTAGGCGTGTGGGGCCGCTACAAGGAATTCTCGAGGGGAGGAGAGGGTCGAGTATGCGAGGCGGGATAGTCCCACATCGGCTAGTAGTGATCTGTTAGTGATTTTATATTAAGAGAGACATCTTTTCTTATACAAACGTTTTTATAAGATGagttctattatatatatatatatatatatatatagtgtttttACGTTTGATTATGAGTCACAGTTTCCCACTGTGGTCATTCGCGTCCTTTTTAGCTATCTGTCACTATCTGATAGCGAAACCCCTCAAGTGGGTGGACACAAAAAGCACCATTATTGTTTCACGGGGACTGACACGAGCGGTTAAGTAGAGCGGTAAGAATGCGTGGgataatagttttttttcttatatgttagaagaagaagaagtaactGCGTCAAATATTCTGACAAATCAAAGCTTCTTCGACGTTATCTTCATGTTTTAATGGCTGAGAGAGATCATTGTGTTGCGTTTTTTGTCAGGTCATACAAAACCACGTTTTCAATGCAGATGATTTTTCCAAGCTCAAAAGGCATTTAAGCTTGCTTTCAGCGACCATTCTGTCTTTCACTCACTCCCTCTTTCCATCATGGAGAGCATCACCTTCCAGCTCTTGCGGGACTACAGGTATGTATTTATTCTTGCTTTCTTAACCTGATGCTTCTGCAACAACATCATTCATGACTATCTGATTTTTACAACTTATACTGCAAGGAAGGAACCGTGGAGTTTCTGAACATGGGCATGACTTTCTTGTTTATGCAATGCTTTCGGtcttcttttcaattttccttTCCTCTAGTAATTCACATGATTTTACTAAAGGAGACTTTAGATGCAGAAGAATCTGAAAACTAAAGGAGACTGTAACTGTAACTCACACACAAGGGAAGATAAGTGTTAACTGTTTACAATTGTGGCCTTTCACCCACAccccccaaccccccccccccccccccccccccgccgcCGCCAACTCCAAAAAGTGATCTCTAACATTTCCACTCACGGGTCCATCAGATCTCATGTGGCTTACAGTCTCTTGTTCgttgtttattttaaaactcaACTGTTGTGTGAACTAGAGAATGATTTTGAGATACTGTAGACAtagtatattttcttctttttttttcttaatcttcaGTTGCAGAATTACTGCTGTATATATTTAGCAGAAAATATATGTAGTAGAAATTGAGCAGTTGAAATTCCATGATCAAGCGAAGAGACACTACTCTGTTATACACATTAAGCGCTTCAGAGAACCGAACAGAGAACGCAAGCAGATGCTCATGAGACTTTGTTTTTTGTCTTATACATACAGTGCAGTTGGTTTTGGAGCTAACAGGGCATTCTCTTACCGTTTTACAAGAAAGAGCAATCAAACACGAGTTTCCTTCCCCAAACTTATCAGAACATCATCTGGGTAACCTGTCTTTCTATCTTTGCACTTTCTTGGTATCCACAAAATACTGATTCCTGCGCGCGTCCGCACCTGTTTGTCTGTATGCTGTAGCTTTAAAAGTTGTTCAGCCACTCTGTCATTGATGGTGGAGGTGGAAGAGAAACCAAAGTTTGACGCAGACAAAGCGGCTCTACTAGTTAAGGAGGTCAGGAAGAGCTTTAACTCCGGCAAGACAAGGAGCTACGAATGGAGAGTGTCCCAGTTGAAGAGCATTGAGAAGATGATAGAAGAAAAGGAGATGGAGATTACCGAAGCTCTTCATAAGGACCTCTCAAAGCCCGCTTTCGAGGCCTTTATTTCCGAGGTACTcgtgttttattcttttatatgaaTATCAAAAGCTATCATACCGCTGGATAGATTTGGAAGCtagaaatatatgaaatttcttgagatttacataaaaaggTAGGCTGTCTTTGAGACCCCTCCACATGAAGACCAAGATAACGATGGATAGATTGAACATATTATAACTTAATCTTAGTTAAGAAATTCAACTCTGTCCTGTGTCAACCTTATCTCAACTCTCAAGATTGTTTTCCTGGTACGTGTTACTTGCATGTGGTTGAAAATGgcaactcctctctctctctccctgaaATTATGAGTAGTGCAATTTGATTAGCTTTTTAGATCAGAGCTAATTTGGGGAAGCTAGAATATAATGTTTTTCAAGGGATCATTGCAGAAGAGAACTAACCTGACAATAGATTTAAACACACACAATATATGAATGCAGGTATGTATTTGCAGATTCTCCTTTTCTTTGTACTTCTTTGCTCACCTATTTACCTCTAtgagctttgctactcatcatccccacacaccacattttttttgattttttcttgaatttttttaaaattgtttttgggttttattcttcttaagctaattaaattcttctactcatcatccatatactacacatttggtaaaagaaaaaaaaagtgtggtgtgtggtgtgtggtgtgtggggataatgaatagaatttttctacctCACATGGTCTGTAGTCAATATGCTTGATGTTTGATGCAGATTTCACAGGTAAAATCCTCGTGTAAGTTAGCACTAAAAGAATTGAGCAGTTGGATGATTCCAGAAAAGGTGATTAATTGTAGCTACTCTTATTGTTGTTAACAACTGTGATATGTATTGTTGGGACTGTCCTCAAATTTAAAGAATCACAAACATTACTTAATGCAAATTGTCAATATTTTTCAGGTCAAAACTTCACTTACCACATATCCTTCATCAGCAGAAATCGTGTCAGAACCTTTAGGAGTTGTGTTGGTCATCTCGACATGGAACTTTCCTTTCTGTATGTTAAAGAGAATGCGGTTTCATGCAATCTGAAACTTATTACACACCATAATTTTCGTACTTCTGAGTTCACGGCCCTAGAAATCACATTTGTTTTCTTGTGTTTATTTAAGAACTATGACTACAGTACCTTTGCTTTACTGTTTTAAGATATTGCTGATGACTCTATGCTTCTGTGGTCTGCATAGGTTTAAACTGCTATCTTCTAGACAGAATTAAACAGACCATTTTATCATGTTTAGTGGCTTATGATACTTTTTACGATACCTATCTCTAGAATCACTAGTAACTTGTAGAGGTAGGAAGGTAATGAGCGTGATCAATTTATCAGGTCCAATAGGATCCTATTCAAATGCATCATTTGAATAAGGTTCAATTCCAAGAGCTTGTAATCTAGCCTTTAAAGAAAGAGGTGCCtgtttgtttattattaatttatactGAAACAACCCCATACATAAAAACTGTTTATGTAGACGCACAATCAAATTTTACAACTGGTGTTCCTCCCAACTCCTTATGCAGATCCCATCTGTTACATAGCACTgatctaaataaaaaagaactgtCGCTGGAAACTGAAATTTGTTCCTACACCTTTGTTAGAACTTAGATCTCATAACCTTTGAATTTCACTAATAGCAAGAAATGTGAGCATGGGGCAATACACTTAAGACACCGGAGCATGCTTTGCTGCTCAATGTCCACCTGTTGGGATTCATGAATTTTGTGAACTTACATCCACGGTTCTATTACTAGGAACCTTAAGAACATGTAATCAGCTTCATAATTCAACAGCTggaccttttttttccttctttgaatTGGTTAACTTGTACTCATCAATGCTACATGACATTGcgaaataaatttaactttttttttccttttaatttaattcaggTTTTATGGTGTCTTCTGCACTGCTGACATAATAGGTTCCTATTATCAATCTATCCtcatataaagtaaatttaagtAACATGTATTGTGTCTATTTTCTAGTGTTATCTCTTGATCCGGTCATTGGAGCTATTTCAGCTGGCAATGCTGTGGTCTTAAAACCGTCAGAAATTGCTCCTGCCACATCATTGCTGCTCTCAAATTTAGTACAGGAATATCTAGACAATTCTGCCATAAGAGTTGTTGAAGGGGCTGTTGATGAAACTACTGCACTACTTGCGCAGAAGTGGGATAAGATACTTTATACaggtttttttatttcactttattGGTTTTTGTAATTTCTTCTGAATCCTAGGATGTTGAAACGCTGATAGTAGTTATACATATAAACAGCAGTTGCAGTAAGATACCCTGGCATGCCTGACTTGctcatatttaatattctatgatGTAACTTTTGAGTTTTCTGCAGGTAGTGCAAGGGTTGCTCGCATCGTGATGGCTGCTGCTGCAAAGCATCTTACACCCGTAATCCTGGAACTTGGAGGAAAGTGCCCTGCTGTTGTTGATTCAAACATTGACTTACAAGTAAGATTTTTCCTTGAGCTCGAATTATGTTTTCCGTCTTAGTTTCTATAATTGATTTCACTTTTGCATGCATAAGGTTGCTGTTAGGAGGATAATTGCTGGCAAGTGGGCATGCAATAACGGGCAAGCTTGTATCGGTGTTGATTATATTATAACAACAAGTGCCTTTGCTCCAACGTTGGTAAGGTTGTCTCTTGGAAGACAGTAATGATATGTATCAGTGGCATGTTTCTTAATACATTCCTGCTATATAGATACATTCTTTAAGGCATGAACTGGAGCAATTTTTTGGGAAAGATCCAATGAAATCAAAAGACATTTCCCGCATTGTGAGCTCATCCCACTTTGCTCGTCTGGTAAAGCTGTTGGATGAGGAAAATGTATCTGATAAAGTTGTGTTTGGAGGTCAAAGGGATGCGAATCAATTGTGAGTATGGTAGTTAATTACTTGTTTGATTTAACTTGTTGACAGTCTTATAAAAGTTAGATGAGCCATCATTCCATGaattgtcattttttatttcagaAAGATAGCTCCAACCATCTTGTTGGATGTCCCAGAGGACTCCCAGATAATGCAGGAGGAGATATTTGGGCCTTTAATGCCCATCCACACTGTGAGTATTATAATTACTTAAAGATTACATCTTCCTCTGCGGCTATGTAAAGGGCTTATTGTCTGTGGAGAAAACTATCTATTTTGATAGTGTCAACTAATGACTCTATCCAGTCATCTCGTGAGTACAAAGAACTGTCCTTGCTACTCTACCCTGCTTCATCCTTCCCAAATGATAAAGACCAACTTTGAAtgttctctctcactctccctgtATTCTTCCTTCGCAAAAGTTAATGGTGGTGTAACCATTGCTCTTCTTCATGTCAAATGGAAGACCTTCTCCCCTCAATTCTTCTTCCTGCATAATTTTTGCTTCACGTTGCCAAGATTTGTGCACAGCAATGGATTCTAAAAGAAGTTATTGTCAGCAGTGACTTTAGTGAGATTCAGGACATGTATAAATGTTTCAACTTTTCTTCCGGTTTGTTACAGGTTGAGAAGTTGGAAGACAGCTTTGAGGTGATAAACTCGAAACAAAAGCCTCTTGCTGCATATCTCTTCACTAATGATGAGCAGCTGAAGAAGGATTTTGTGCAAAATATATCTTCAGGAGGAATGCTCATCAATGATGCCGTTATACATGTGATTATTCTCATCCTGAAACTTATAGATTAGCCAAATTTATTCCATCATGATCTTATTTCATATCTATAGCAATGGTTGGATTCTGATATCGATACAAACCAAAATAGTTATCTTCTCATTAGTTTAGTCTGATCTGGATAATTGATATCTATCTACTAGACATGTTAATACCTTTTGATGATTGGCTGATATTTAAATCAGTAATTGGGTAAGACCCTACTAGTGCATCAACTTTCTTTCTGAGTGAAAGAGCAGATTAGTAAATTTGAGCAAGTGAACAGAATCATTTAATTTCTGGATTTAAATTTCACAGGTATTTGTGTTATGCTTTGTGCAGTACAAAGCATGACATAGACATTTAAAACACTTCCCTCACAGACTTGCACTAAGTAATGGATATGGATGAGGTGTACAGATTTAAACGAAAGAGTACAGATGAGGTTCCAAGTGTCACACATACTTATCACCAATTTTTACTTGGCCACTTGTGACATTGGTATGCAAGGAGAccatgaaaatgcatgaaacaTGAGTGTCTTGTCCCTTCAGAAATGATCTTCAAAGTGCTTCACAggaataattttacatacaaccgtgaagtCGTAAACGCcgcataatcgctttgaaaaagagtggggtctactattaaaaaattactttttaatgtGAGttccatgttttattcactttttttaaagtgattatgcggtgattgcacaattcacggttgcaaatatcttttctcgcttcaaaatatatatatataaaaaaaaaagaattagctTTGAAGGATTGCAGAGTTTGTCGATtatagaataaattattttacaaatatacaagcaaaaactattttacaaatatacaaGCAAAAACGCCTCTACATGCagacacacacacccacacatgTTCCAACATCTGGACAGACATGCATTCATTTTTTACCTGTGTTCTAGCTAATTGGCCATTTCTTTATATGTTATAAACTTCACAATGCAGGTTGCTACGGAGGGTTTACCTTTCGGTGGAGTTGGGGAGAGTGGAATGGGCTCATACCATGGGAAATTCTCTTTTGATGCTTTTAGCCATAAGAAGGCAGTTCTATACAGAAGTTTTGCTGGAGATACATCCATAAGGTACCCACCATACTCACCCGAAAAGCAAAGACTACTGAAGGCCCTGATCAGTGGTAACATAATTTCCATAATACTTGCTTTGATTGGATGGTCAAGAGATTGAAAAGATAGACGCTGACAAATCACAACGAAGATCTGTTTTTCTCCAGTTGTTCTCTCATGCATGTCTGTTTCATATAATCAATGTCCAGATATGTTCTGCCATAATGCCTGCCAATGCACTAATGAGTCTGGAGTTTTTAGTTTCAAGGTTCAGTTTGATGCAAGGTTAGTTTATGCCAATCGCATGGACAGTTGTGAAATATTGGGATTCTAATTCTAAGCCATATCTTTGTAGTGTGCCATCATTTACctatagaaattagaaaattctaacacgtataaagagattatcttctattcatttctttttgtctGTGAAATATCCTGAAAAAGGATTTTAGCACAGGTTATTTTAGTTGTCGATAGACCTGGTATGTGATACACCATATGATAAGGATGAGGGTagatggtgtatgagatcccacattgctcggaaaggagaaattattgctctttataaagttctaaTGGAActccaattatattattgactagtccgAGGCATTACATGGTATCACAAATATATTAGGTGGGATGCTTGCTATTGTAATCTGTAACCAGTATTTGGCATGGAGTTGGACTTTGTGAAT
Coding sequences:
- the LOC121252477 gene encoding aldehyde dehydrogenase family 3 member H1-like — its product is MESITFQLLRDYSAVGFGANRAFSYRFTRKSNQTRVSFPKLIRTSSGFKSCSATLSLMVEVEEKPKFDADKAALLVKEVRKSFNSGKTRSYEWRVSQLKSIEKMIEEKEMEITEALHKDLSKPAFEAFISEISQVKSSCKLALKELSSWMIPEKVKTSLTTYPSSAEIVSEPLGVVLVISTWNFPFLLSLDPVIGAISAGNAVVLKPSEIAPATSLLLSNLVQEYLDNSAIRVVEGAVDETTALLAQKWDKILYTGSARVARIVMAAAAKHLTPVILELGGKCPAVVDSNIDLQVAVRRIIAGKWACNNGQACIGVDYIITTSAFAPTLIHSLRHELEQFFGKDPMKSKDISRIVSSSHFARLVKLLDEENVSDKVVFGGQRDANQLKIAPTILLDVPEDSQIMQEEIFGPLMPIHTVEKLEDSFEVINSKQKPLAAYLFTNDEQLKKDFVQNISSGGMLINDAVIHVATEGLPFGGVGESGMGSYHGKFSFDAFSHKKAVLYRSFAGDTSIRYPPYSPEKQRLLKALISGNIISIILALIGWSRD